The Solanum pennellii chromosome 7, SPENNV200 DNA segment ttatGGTTAGAGAGAGTGGATGGTTTTTGAGTATTAGTATCTTATTCCCTTTTCAGATACAGTTGATGGACATGCTCACTGACTTATTATGTACTGAAATACCCCGTTTGCATTCGAATGAGCACTCTTTACTCAAAAGTCGAAACTGATGAactattcatttttctttcttccatgtttcatgttttgaaaaaatatttgagaagtCCAAATGACAAAGATTTTGCTCCTCCCTTTGAAATGAACTCAAAAAGAAACATTCTCTGTTCGGTCAATGGTTTGTTATTTGTGAACATTAAGCCTTGTCTGACTCAAAGTTGATTCTAATGACTTATGCAGTTGTATGAATCTAGTTCATATGTTTCTTGTAATGTACACTTACAAATACAGGGGGATATagtattatattttgaattatcttgAGAGCAATTGAACCCCCAACCCCCCGGTTTCAGACCAATATTGATTGTTACTTGTGGTTCCTCTATTTTAACTGTTCTCTCTATTCAGGATGCTAAGTatccaaaattaatttattcttcaGATTTGCTCAATGAATTTCCACCAAAGAGTGTCTGCTTGAGAAAGCCATTTGAAGTTGAGCCATGGACATGCTCTGAGGAGGATGTGGGTAATCTTTTTATGGTGAGACCATTTACCATCTTCTTCTTAATTAAAACACACAGTTCtgttttatttgtcattttattttgaggAGTGGAGCTCTTGTTTGGTCTGTGGTGGTGCTGTGGAGATCTCCACCTAATTTTGAAACAAGTCCATCCTAAAATGTCAACATTTTACAATGTTTGAATTGGCTGATAACATTTTGGAAGGCAAGGGGTATTAAGAGCAAAGATAACTAATTGAGCGCCCATAGGTAAAAATCTTGTATTTCGTggacatttatgttgatattcATTGTATTCTTCCCATCAGCAGTAAAGTTTTTGTATATGGACTGGACTCAAATGAAAACCATGTAGCTCCTACAGGGTTATTTCTCAACCAGATTATATGGTGAAATTAGCCCTATAAGCATCTGAGGTTGCTTGGGTTTATGAATAGGGACATTTTCTAAGTATATCTTTTGTCCTTCCTCTCTTCAGGTTTGGAGATTCTTAATTACTTTTTCGGATGTTCTCCATCTCTGGCCATTCACTTTGGATGAGTTTGTACAAGCATTCCATGATTATGTAAgttaagtcttttttttttggatctataattttgtaattttccaGATTAATTGCATAGATATAATATTAGGACACCCTACTTTCAGGATCCAAGGCTGCTCGCAGAAATACATATTGCTCTTCTCAAATTGATAATAAAAGATATTGAAGATGTTGCTAGAACACCTGCCAGTGCAGTAGGAGCAAACCCAAACGCGAATCCTGGAGGCGGACACCCTGATATAGTTGAAGGGGTAGATTGTTCATGTTATTGGTTTTTGGTGCTTGTCTGGTTAGGAATGTGACGTGTTTTGTTGCCCATCATTGTGAAATGTTTTAGTCATGTACTTTGTAACAGGCATATGCATGGGGTTTTGACATAAGAAGTTGGCAGAGCCACTTGAATGCCCTGACGTGGCCTGAAATACTGCGGCAGTTTGCACTTTCTGCTGGTTTTGGGCCCAAGCTAAAGAAACAAAGTGTTGAACCAGCTTATCCACGTGATGAAAATGAggtatgattttcctttttcttttattcacctcCTCCACAAGAAATTGGTCTGCCAACCACAACAAACCCACTGAAATCCCACAAGTTGGTCTgaggagggtagagtgtatgcagaccttacccctaccttgtgaaggtagagagACTAGTGCCAAATTCAGCATATTAAATGCCAGTTGATTGCAGTAGTGGCACAAAAAACTTGCTCTACCAGTTAGCTTAGAAGGCTGTTGATGAGCTTTATTTCAgtaatttttttggatattcAATAGTTTCAAGCAATTTAGCAAACATTATGATCGATTGCCTCAATTGACTGATGCGCTGATTTTGAATGCATCTTATGGGGGTTACTTgtctcaaaaatataaaataagaaaaaataaaactatacaTATGTTTGGTATGTAGTGTTTTCTAATCATGTAAGAGAAGTGCTCAATACTCTAGTATACTaggtatttctttttacttataatGCTGTGTCGGGGTTATCTTGTGCAAACCTCAAGTATTTTCACTAGGTGCCCGCTACCTCCCACCAGTATAAGTATTAGATAACATGTTCCACCTAGCCCAGGCAATACTAGGTGCTTCTGATGCCCAGTTTATGCATTTTGCCTTCGGAGTTTTCAGAACAAGTTGGATCTAACTTGTTAAACTCACTGGTCATgtgatttgttttcctttttattcatgTGGTTTTTCTTATCATGTCGCCTCCAACTTGGTTGCTGCTACAGTGTAATAATGGGGCAGATATCATTTCCAACTTACGAAGTGGAGTTGCTGCTGAGAAAGCCGTTGCCAAAATGCAAGAGCGGGGCTTCTCTAATTTGCGGAGATCTAGGCATCGATTGACACCTGGAACAGTCAAATTTGCAGCATTTCACGTTCTTTCACTTGAGGGAAGTAAGGGCCTTAATATCCTTGATGTTGCTGAAAAGATTCAGGTACTTTTGCTGAACCTTATTATCTGGAAGTTGGTGAAGGATTTAGGTAATTTGGTGATCATGTGATGCTGTTTCCTGTTGTTCTTTTAGctgacttatatatatatattttttttttgggtgaagaAATCTGGTCTTCGGGATTTGAGAACCAGCAAGACACCTGAAGCATCTATTTCTGCTGCATTATCGAGGGATACAAAGCTTTTCGAGAGAACAGCTCCTTCGACATATTGTGTACGTGATCCTTACAGGAAAGATCCTGGTGATGCTGATGCCATTCTCTCCGCAGCTAGGGAAAAAATTCGAATGTTTAAAAATGAGTATGTGAATGGAGAAGAAACAGAGGATGTTGAGAAAGAGGTTGAAAGGGATGATGAGTCTGAAAGTGATGCTGCTGATGATCCTGAAGTTGATGATTTAGTCTCCGAGCTAAAATTTGCAGAGACTCCTGAGACCCAAAAAATCGATAGAACTGATGGACGGAGTTCTAGTTTTGACTTGACTCAGACACCGGAAGATCTCAGTATGCAGAATTCAACTGCAATAATGCATTCAGTAAATTTCGGGGAGTTAAAAGCAACTTCTGGTGATCAATCGACTGCAAGTGGTGTTGAAGCAGGTAATCTTGATCAAGAAGATACAGTCATTGATGAAAACAATGCTGGTCAAAGATGGGTTCAAGGGCTTATGGAAGGGGAGTACTCTGATCTCACTGTTGAAGAGCGCCTTCATGCGCTTGTTGCCTTAATTGGTATTGCAAATGAGGGGAATTCCGTTCGCCTTATATTAGAGGTTTGTTGATAATGATGTCTTGTATTCTTTTCTTGTCAATTTTCCTATTCGTGAACttagttttgaaatcttttcAGGAGCGACTGGAAGCTGCATCTGCATTGAAGAAGCAGATTTGGGCAGAGGCACAGCTCGATAAACGTCGTTTCAAGGAGGAGTTCTTACTGAAGGTACAATATCCATCAGTTAGAAGCAACACTGAACAACTTTGCTCAGTTACTTCCATGGAGGCAAGGCAAAGTCCATTGCATGCTGTTGGTCACAATGAAGTGGCAGACATACCTTCACTTCAGCAAGAAGCCATGCATAAATTGCCAGATGAACCCAATAATCCTAGTAATGTTGCTGTAGAAAAGACTTGCCAAATGCAAGAGACATATGGAGGTCAGGATAATTCACAGCCCCAGCACTTTGCTTATGTTGCCGAAAAGTCGCGTTCCCAGCTGAAAGCTTATATTGGCCATAGGGCGGAAGAGACATTCGTTTATCGGTCTCTGCCCCTTGGTCAAGATCGCAGACGTAATCGGTACTGGCAGTTTATCACATCACCCTCTCGAAATGATCCAGGCTCTGGCAGGATTTTTGTGGAGTTACGTGATGGTAGATGGAGGCTAATTGATTCTGAAAAGGTATAATATTCAATTGCTATATCAACCTTCTGCATCAGTAGTTTTTGTGCAAGAGTTATGCCATTTGTTACCGTTATCTGTTTTGAGGGGACTAATTTCACCTTACCTCATTTGGATTTATGTGCATTATCAATAATACCCCTTCCTCCCACccacacttttttttttgtggttaaACCCAACCCCAAACACCTCTGTCCAGGAGCCAACTAAACCACCATCCTTAATGGCGGCTGGAGGGTCCTTACCACATCCTTTTCTCCTTGGTCTTTCAGAGAGTGATTTCTGGATTATGCCTTTTCTTACCCTGTTAGAGGTTGTATTTTTAAGCTACTATACATGCTATAGAGGCTCATGATCAAGGTTCAtatctatatgtatatttattttatgataaagtcTCTTTATTTTACGTGTAGGATTTCAATTGTTTAATGGCTTCTTTGGATATTCGTGGAATTAGAGAATCTCATTTGCATTCAATGCTTCAAAATATTGAAGCAACTTTCAAGGTAACTGCTAGGAAGCATAAGTACACTGAAGTGAAACTTGATGACTCCGTGAAAGAGCATACTTCTGAAACAGTACCTAGCATTGATTATTGTTCAAACACTGGTGGCTCTAAGAGCACAATCTGTATATCAAACCAGGAAACATCAGAACCTTCAACTTCCTTTCTTCTTGGGTTTGGAAGGAACAAAATGGAGGACTCTGATGCCTTGAGGAGATATGCTGATCTAGAGAAGTGGATGTGGGAAGAATGTGTTCATCCCCAGTTTCTATGTGCAAGGAAGTATGGAAGGATGAGATGTGAAAATTTGATCAGTACTTGTAATAATTGCCATGACACATACTTCTTGGAAGATAAACACTGTCCTTCTTGTCATAGGACATTCAGTCCGACAAAGAGTTCATACTTTTTGGAGCATGTAGCTCAATGCAAAGAGAAATTGGAGGATCTATTTTGGCCTCTGTGTATCATGGACTCATTACCTCCTCTTCGTGTTAGATTGCTAAGAGCGCAGTTAGCTTCAGTGGAGGTAACATACTCTTCCCTACATCATTGGATCTAGTCTCTGGCTTCTGTATCGACTTCTGAAAGAACATTTTGCTTGTGACCTCTTCAATATGTGCTTTTGATTTCATGGAAGGTGATATTTGTTTTATAGGCCTGTATCCCTCCTGAGGCTCTTCAGCCTGTTTGGTCAGAATTATATCGAAGATCTTGGGGTACAAAGTTGCATATTGCTTCAGCAGCTGGCGACCTCCTTCAGGTCCTCTTGTTGTCTATAGTTATTCTAGTTTTTACACAAGAGATTTCCTGGTTGCTAATCATGAATATAAACTGGAATTATTAGCTTATCAATATTTACTgagagattcttcatcaaaaatgTTAGAGAAAGACAATAATTACTGAGTGCTATGTTGCTCGGGATCTCCAAATTGTTGCCACACTTGTGTTGGATTTTCCAAAATGCACTACTTTGGAGTATCTAACACACCCATTGACATTTTTGAGGAGTCAGAGCAACATAAAACTACTTTAGCATCACGAACGTGAAGAAACACCCTATCTGACCTTAttgttgtctttttcttctgtTAATTGGTTCTTGTTGCACATTTGCTGTAGAAGTTCTCTATAGAACAACATTAACCGTCTTTTCCTGTGTCTCTTAGATTCTGACATTATTGGAAGGTGCTATCAAGAGGGAATATTTGATATCAAATTATGAAACTACAAATGAGTTGTTGGGTGCTGTTAGCAACTCGAATCTTGATGGGATGGTGGCGGTGTTACCTTGGGTTCCTCACACAACATCTGCTGTTGCACTTAGGCTTATGGAACTTGATTGCTCCCTCTGTTATACGCAGCCGCAGAAAGCTGAATCTCTGAAAGATGAAGAATCTGCAGATTTCACTGTAAGCTCCTCTCATTCTGTTGTTCTGACCTAATAGATAGCTGTTTCATCAGATTTGAGAAATGTTTGGAAGAGTAATTTTATTTCAAGGATATCATTCTCTTGCATCAATCCGATATTTCTTCCGCTTGAACCCCGATTATGACTTCATGAAACATTCCCCTCGCTGAATCCATGATTATGTTTTAGATTACGCCAGTTTTGTCCCAATTATGGGCAATGATTTGATTGTTTCAACCTCCAAGTTCTTATCAAAAGTGGGTTTTGTGGGGGACTTTGAACATCTGATTTCGCGTTTCAGAAGGACCGTTTTGTTTTTGCACTAAATAACAATTTTGGATTCTTAGCCTGCACGCATCACATATATGTTCTGATGGCTCTTTTTCTGCTCTAGTGGTCTTTTTTAAGCTTCTGCTCGGTGACTTCGTATTCACACATTGAATTTTTCCATATATGCCTCAGATGTTTAAAACCAACTATGCTCAAGTGAAGAGAGCTACGAGGGTTATATCTGCTGAAGCTCGTGAATATGAAAAGCTAGAACCAGATTATTCAGTTAAGGTAGGAAGCGGACATGCTAATTCAGGACAAGGGCGTAATCGTGTAAGAGGAGGAGCTCATTGTCGCGTCCGTGGAGGCAAATCTCAGAGAAAAGTCAATGCATCCAGATCTGACTCTGCGCAGAGAAGTTCAACAAAGAACAGTGACAGACTAGGCCACCTTCCTGCCTGGAAAGGTCGAGACCGCGGCAAAGGAAGACGTAAAAGAGGTCGTCGCTCAGTTCGTAATAGACAAAAGCCAGTCAAGAATGTGGAAGAAGTTTCGCCCGAAGAAGTGCCCACCACCAGTCAGCAAGATTGGAATGATGTTGAAGATGAAGAAACACCTCAATTTGAGGCGCCTGATAACGACAGTGATTCTGGAACATCAGGAAGTGAAGATTATAAATGCCAAACAACCGTCAATGATTATGAAGACTTAGTGGTTGCTGACTACGGTTCTTTCAGTGGTAGAAATGATCATGCATCAACCAGTGTAAGTTACAACATCAGCCAACGTTATACTGAAACTGCTGAAGATGGTATTGGTGAATACGAGGATGACCATGATGAAGAAGACGAGGAAGATGGATTGGCCAATAAAAATGTCCAAAGATACTTTGATGGCGAGTCCGATGATGACGGGGACAGATTTATGGATGAAGATCTTGTTGAGACCCCAAATAAAGATTCAGAATCATCTTCCGAGTATAGTGATTGACAACAGTTATTGAACACTGTAGTGGAACCCAAAGGTATTTTCTCCTCATGAGCGCGAAAGGCGTCTATAATCAGTGCTCGCGTTGACACAGTTGAAGAGCACCAATGTTTGTTATGAAAGGATCATTAGTTCTAATTCTAACTGTTTATAGTTAGCATCCAACTTGAAAATAGTACAGTGCTTCTCTTTACACTAACATATGTATTACTATTACATGGTATGTAATTTAATGTGGTAATATATCTAGCGTTCTTAACCTGCGAATGTCATCGATACTCACAGGTTACGAAGTAAACAAGGGTGGTACGCTTAAGAAttcaatttcatcaagtaaTTCACACATGCAGTTAACTTAAACCCAATCTTTCTATTGCTGAAAACATTCATAACAGACAACATGTGAGATAGCACTAATGATTCAACAACCAAAAGGCCTGTGAATTTTCAAGACTTATTCCAAAAAAAGGAAATGTATTGCCTGTTGTTGAATGGATATATTGAACAATACccataataaacaaaacaaaattctaCTGTGCTACGAAAGAGACTCGCCTACGAGCCTAAACCAACGCCCCACTCCATAGCTTCAAATggtttaaagaaaatatttacacAGAACAAGACCAGCACCAGAGTTGTGCATAAAGCTCAAGAACCCAACAGCTCTTTGATACCAGATTTCTGAGCCATAGTGAGACGAGCAGGGAACTTGATGTCAAACTTGATCCTCAAATTCCCTTTCTTTGACGGATCTTTTGGAAGCGGCATGCCTTCACCTGGGACAACATGTTCATAGTTTGGTTGAATCACGTTGTTGATTGGAATTGTTAAGTTCCTTCCATCCAGAGTAGTGAGTTGGACAGTAGTACCGGTTAAAGCTTCAGCCAAAGGAATCTTTTGTGTGACAATCAAGTCATTTCCATCACGCGAGAAAACCTTATGAGGTTTCTCATCTATTATGAAGACCAGATCAGCTGGTATAACACCTGGCTGCTCATTCCCTTTTTCTTGAAAGGTGATCTTTGTACCTTTCTTCCACCCAGGTTTAATTTCGATTGTCAGAATCTCTTGCACAATTCTCTTGCTGCACCCAACACAAGGATACAGGATAAGTTCAGTAGACAAATAGATATCAAAAGCACAATGGGATTCCACTGGCGAAACAACCACTTAAAATGAGAGCCTCAAATGGAATTTAGAGAGCAAATGATTAAATCGGAAATGCATCCTGATACGACAAATAACTAGTGCAAAGACACTGGAAATAAGTCAACTTAATGACACTGACAGACAACAATGTGTATTCAGACTCTCAAGAAATAGACCTCAAAATTTTCCTTACAGAGATTTCAAAGACGTCATATTCACTTACAGCTTTCAGTATAAATGAATTTGAAGGACCCAACTCGACCTAAAATGCAATATCACTACAGCTAGGCTTTATCGATCGTAGCTCAAACTGTAATCATGCATGATAGTACTCTTATTTCAACTAGACAAGATTTGACTGGCTAAATAGTCACAAAATGGCACAAGTAATTCATCAATA contains these protein-coding regions:
- the LOC107025503 gene encoding homeobox-DDT domain protein RLT2 — encoded protein: MESDGGGNGEADVPMAVAAAATSDAGVNGSCDAGKKKVPEGEPKVKRKMKTASQLEILEKTYATDTYPSEALRAELSVKLGLSDRQLQMWFCHRRLKDRKATPVKRQKKEEVSPAAMISSGGQGDEMAVSGEIGKDHVSGSGSRVSPIGLMDLQVQQQLHQRVVHRPGTAVPRFRPEMPALKRYYEPPQAISELRAIAFVEAQLGEPLREDGPILGMEFDPLPPGAFGAPIVAAMQHKPAGRPFEAQIYERPDVNAIKGTTRTLREYQFLPEQPSNRSDSYEQSVPSHHYRSTEVQSTRAILSTGRSFMHGSEQVASGCSIPGLIPTLNLLPQGRQGHISPASAEAEAVPQRSLVNIEVEASYSGQPMMALESPYMSSDKRVIHDEERLERKRKSEEARIAREVEAHEKRIRKELEKQDMLQRKREEQMRKDMERQDRERRKEEERLLREKLREEERYQREQRREMERRQKFLQKESMKAERMRLKEEMRREKEVARLKAANVRANARRIAKESTELIEDERLELMELAASKKGSPSTLSLDSETLQNLEAFRDLLNEFPPKSVCLRKPFEVEPWTCSEEDVGNLFMVWRFLITFSDVLHLWPFTLDEFVQAFHDYDPRLLAEIHIALLKLIIKDIEDVARTPASAVGANPNANPGGGHPDIVEGAYAWGFDIRSWQSHLNALTWPEILRQFALSAGFGPKLKKQSVEPAYPRDENECNNGADIISNLRSGVAAEKAVAKMQERGFSNLRRSRHRLTPGTVKFAAFHVLSLEGSKGLNILDVAEKIQKSGLRDLRTSKTPEASISAALSRDTKLFERTAPSTYCVRDPYRKDPGDADAILSAAREKIRMFKNEYVNGEETEDVEKEVERDDESESDAADDPEVDDLVSELKFAETPETQKIDRTDGRSSSFDLTQTPEDLSMQNSTAIMHSVNFGELKATSGDQSTASGVEAGNLDQEDTVIDENNAGQRWVQGLMEGEYSDLTVEERLHALVALIGIANEGNSVRLILEERLEAASALKKQIWAEAQLDKRRFKEEFLLKVQYPSVRSNTEQLCSVTSMEARQSPLHAVGHNEVADIPSLQQEAMHKLPDEPNNPSNVAVEKTCQMQETYGGQDNSQPQHFAYVAEKSRSQLKAYIGHRAEETFVYRSLPLGQDRRRNRYWQFITSPSRNDPGSGRIFVELRDGRWRLIDSEKDFNCLMASLDIRGIRESHLHSMLQNIEATFKVTARKHKYTEVKLDDSVKEHTSETVPSIDYCSNTGGSKSTICISNQETSEPSTSFLLGFGRNKMEDSDALRRYADLEKWMWEECVHPQFLCARKYGRMRCENLISTCNNCHDTYFLEDKHCPSCHRTFSPTKSSYFLEHVAQCKEKLEDLFWPLCIMDSLPPLRVRLLRAQLASVEACIPPEALQPVWSELYRRSWGTKLHIASAAGDLLQILTLLEGAIKREYLISNYETTNELLGAVSNSNLDGMVAVLPWVPHTTSAVALRLMELDCSLCYTQPQKAESLKDEESADFTMFKTNYAQVKRATRVISAEAREYEKLEPDYSVKVGSGHANSGQGRNRVRGGAHCRVRGGKSQRKVNASRSDSAQRSSTKNSDRLGHLPAWKGRDRGKGRRKRGRRSVRNRQKPVKNVEEVSPEEVPTTSQQDWNDVEDEETPQFEAPDNDSDSGTSGSEDYKCQTTVNDYEDLVVADYGSFSGRNDHASTSVSYNISQRYTETAEDGIGEYEDDHDEEDEEDGLANKNVQRYFDGESDDDGDRFMDEDLVETPNKDSESSSEYSD